Part of the Streptomyces sp. NBC_01353 genome, CAGGCCTCGAAGTCGCAGCAGATCCAGATCGCCGAGAAGGTCCTGGCCGGCCAGGGCAAGGGCGCCTGGCCGAGCTGTGGCGTAGGCCTCTCCAGCGCCGCCTACACCGGCGGCGCCGCCGAGAGCGCGCCGGCCCAGACCGCCCCGGCCCAGCCCGAGCGCAAGGCCGAGCAGCCGACGACCCGCAGCGAGCAGCGGACCGCGCCGAAGGCCGCCCCGAAGGCCGAGGCGAAGAAGACCGTCACCACCCCGACCGGCAAGAAGGTCGCGAAGGGTGACGGCGAGTACAAGGTCGTCGCCGGCGACACCCTGAGCAAGATCGCCGCCGCCCAGAAGGTCGAGGGCGGCTGGGAGAAGCTCTTCGAGCTGAACAAGGACGTCGTCGAGGACGCCGACCTGATCTACCCGGGCCAGCAGCTTCACCTGAAGTGAGCCCGGCGGTTCGCGTGAGTCCGGCGGCTCACGCGGCCCCTCCGACCCTCCCGCGGTGACCACCCCGGCCCGGCGCACCCTCCCCCGTGTGTGCCGGGCCGGGGTTCCGCGTTCCCCGGGTCCGCGTGCGCCGGGGTTCCCGCTTCTCGGGGTTCCCGTAGACCCTCTCCCCCGTTACCGGTGAGTAGGTCTGGGGTGTTTTCACCCGAGATACCTGCCCTCGGGTCCTTTTTCGTCCCAGGGGGCGGGCGCCGGGCGGGCCGGAGCCCCGGAGCCGGTTAGGCTCTTGGCGCAAGGCCAAAGCGACCCTGCACAGCAAGCGTCACATCTAGCGTCACATCCCAGAAGGAGATGCTCGTGCCGTCCATCGACGTCGTCGTAGCCCGGGAAATCCTGGACTCCCGAGGCAACCCCACGGTCGAGGTCGAGGTCGGCCTCGACGACGGCAGCACCGGTCGTGCTGCTGTTCCGTCCGGTGCCTCCACCGGTGCGTTCGAGGCCATTGAGCTCCGTGACGGAGACAAGAACCGCTACCAGGGCAAGGGCGTCGAGAAGGCCGTCCTCGCCGTGATCGAGCAGATCGGCCCGGAGCTCGTCGGCTACGACGCCACCGAGCAGCGCCTGATCGACCAGGCCATGTTCGACCTGGACGCCACGGACAACAAGGCCTCGCTCGGCGCCAACGCCATCCTCGGCGTCTCCCTCGCCGTCGCGCACGCCGCGTCCGAGGCCTCCGACCTCCCGCTCTTCCGCTACCTGGGCGGCCCGAACGCGCACCTGCTGCCCGTTCCGATGATGAACATCCTGAACGGCGGCTCGCACGCCGACTCCAACGTGGACATCCAGGAGTTCATGATCGCGCCGATCGGCGCGGAGTCCTTCTCCGAGGCCCTGCGCTGGGGCACCGAGGTCTACCACACCCTCAAGGCCGTCCTGAAGACGAAGGGCCTGTCCACCGGCCTCGGCGACGAGGGCGGCTTCGCCCCGAACCTGGACTCCAACCGCGACGCGCTCGACCTCATCCTGGAGGCCATCAAGCAGGCGGGCTACGTTCCGGGCAAGGACATCGCGCTGGCGCTCGACGTCGCCGCGTCCGAGTTCTACAAGGACGGCTCGTACGAGTTCGAGGGCAAGTCCCGCTCGGCCGCCGAGATGACCGAGTACTACGAGGAGCTCGTCTCCGCGTACCCGCTGGTCTCCATCGAGGACCCGCTGTTCGAGGACGACTGGGCCGGCTGGAAGGTCCTCACCGACAAGCTGGGCTCCAAGGTCCAGATCGTCGGCGACGACCTGTTCGTCACCAACCCGGAGCGCCTGGCCCGCGGCATCGAGGAGGGCACCGCCAACGCCCTGCTCGTCAAGGTCAACCAGATCGGTTCGCTGACCGAGACCCTGGACGCCGTCGAGATGGCCCAGCGCAACGGCTTCAAGTGCATGATGTCCCACCGCTCCGGCGAGACCGAGGACGTCACCATCGCCGACCTGGCCGTCGCCACCAACTGCGGCCAGATCAAGACCGGTGCCCCGGCCCGCTCCGAGCGTGTCGCCAAGTACAACCAGCTCCTGCGCATCGAGGAGATCCTCGACGACGCCGCGGTCTACGCCGGCCGCAGCGCCTTCCCGCGCTTCAAGGGCTGACACCGGCTCAAGGGCTGACACCGGCTCAGGCCCGCACCAGCTCGGGGCCGGTAGCGGCTCAAGGGCCGTCCAGCCCGTCGTACATACGTCCCCGCACACGGTCCCGTACCGTGTGCGGGGACGCACGCTTTACGGCACAGGAGAAGGGGAGGCGACACGACATGGCCGCGAAGGACCGGGACCGGTTCTCGACCGCGACCCGGATCAGGCTGCTCGGCGAGCAGACCGCCGCCCGTGTCTACCGCTCCCAGACCCGCCGCCAGGCCCGCCGCTCGCGGCTCACCGGCCGCGCGGCCTTCCTCGCCCTGGTCGTCTGCTCGCTGGTGGTGGCGCTCGCCTACCCCATGCGGCAGTACGTCTCCCAGCGCGGCGAGATCGCCGAGCAGGAGCGCCAGGCCGCCGAGGCCGCCGCCCGGGTCGAGGAACTGCGGGACGAGAAGGCCCGCCTCCAGGACCCGGCCTACGTCCGTCGCCTCGCCCGTGAGCACCTGCACTACGTGCTGCCCGGCGAGACCGGCTTCACCGTGAACGACCCCGAGGCCGAGCGCGCCCGGCGCGAGGAGCAGAGCGCGGCCGACCGCCCCTGGTACTCCGACCTCTGGGACGGCGTCGACCGGGCCGACGCGAGCCGTTAGCGCCCCGGCGCGAGATGATGGGCCCACACCCCGGGCCCGGCCGGCCCCCTCGCGGTCCGGTCCGTCCCACCCGACCGGGCCCGCCCGGAAGCAGACCGCCCCCGACGAGAAGACAGACGCAGGCATGGAAACGCCCCCTCCGCAGACCGCACGCACCGAGCCCACCGACGCGGACGTCGCCGCCTTCGAGGAACAGCTCGGCCGCCCGCCCCGGGGGCTGCGCGCCATCGCGCACCGCTGCCCCTGCGGCAACCCGGACGTCGTCGAGACCGCGCCGCGGCTCCCGGACGGCACGCCGTTCCCCACCACGTACTACCTGACGTGCCCCCGCGCGGCCTCGGCGATCGGCACGCTGGAGGCCAACGGGGTCATGAAGGAGATGCAGGCCCGGCTCGGCACCGACCCGGAGCTGGCCGCCGCCTACCGGGCCGCGCACGAGGACTACATCGCCCGCCGTGACGCCATCGAGGTCCTGGAGGGATTCCCGAGCGCCGGCGGGATGCCGGACCGGGTCAAGTGCCTGCACGTTCTCGTCGGCCACTCGCTCGCCGCGGGCCCCGGCGTGAACCCGCTGGGCGACGAGGCGCTGGCGATGCTGCCGGAGTGGTGGGCCAAGGGCCCGTGCGTCACGCCGTGCGCGGAAGAGAAGGAGTCCGCCCAGTGACCCGGGTCGCCGGAATCGACTGCGGTACGAACTCCATCCGCCTCCTGGTCGCCGACGTGCACCCCGAGACCGGCGAGCTGATCGAGCTGGACCGGCGGATGACGATCGTCCGGCTCGGGCAGGGCGTCGACAAGACCGGGCGGCTCGCGCCCGAGGCGCTGGAGCGGACCTTCGCGGCCTGCCGTGAGTACGCGGCCGTCATCAAGGAGCTGGGCGCCGAGAAGCTCCGCTTCGTGGCCACCTCCGCCTCCCGCGACGCCGAGAACCGCGACGACTTCGTCTCCGGCGTCCTGGACATCCTGGGCGTCGAGCCCGAGGTGATCTCCGGCGACCAGGAGGCCGAGTTCTCCTTCACCGGCGCCACGGCCGAGCTGCACGGAACGGAGAAGTACCTCGTGGTGGACATCGGCGGCGGTTCGACCGAGTTCGTCGTCGGCAACAAGCACGTCGAGGCCGCCCGGTCCGTCGACATCGGCTGCGTACGGCTCACCGAGCGGCACGTCCGCAGCGACCCGCCGGCCGCCGACGAGATCGCCGCGATCCGCGCCGACATCCGCGCCGCCCTCGACCTGGCCGAGCGGACCGTCCCGATCCGCGAGGCGGAGACGCTCGTCGGGCTCGCCGGCTCCGTGACCACGGTCGCCGCGATCGCGCTGGGGCTCCCGGAGTACCGGTCGGAGGAGATCCACCACTCCCGGATCTCGTACGAGAAGGTCGAAGAGATCGTCACGTCGCTGCTCGGATCCACCCACGCCGAGCGCGCCGCGATCCCCGTGATGCACCCCGGGCGGGTCGACGTGATCGTCTCCGGGGCGCTCGTCCTGCTGGAGATCATGGAGCGGACCGGGGCTCGGGAGGTCGTCGTCAGCGAGCACGACATCCTCGACGGAATCGCACTGTCCGTGGCATAACGGGCACCCGGCGACACGTCCGGAAACGGTCCGTCGAGAAAGTTCGTGAAGTTCTTCACAAGGAAAAGAGCCCTGATGGGGGCCGTGGAGGGCCTTCAAGGCCTCCAACACCCCTGTCGGGGCTCTTTCGTAGGCGGGGAGCCTTGTTCGCTCGATGTTTCCATCGCGTGAACGGGCCCTGTGGTTCAGCGTTAACGACAGCTCTCCGGGCCAGTTCAGTAGGGGTGAACAACGTTCACCTCCGCACCCTGGTTCCTTTGCACGACCATGACCTAGGTCACGTGGGCGGCGGAGTGTAGCAGAGGTCCCCGGAGACCTTGTGAAGGGGCGCACGAGCGACCCCCCTGGGAGGGGTGGATACTCGGATGCATGAGCACCACGGAGCGTCCCAGGATCCTCGTAGTAGGCGGTGGGTACGTAGGCCTGTACGCAGCACGACGCATTCTGAAGAAGATGCGTTATGCGGAAGCGACCGTCACGGTCGTCGACCCGCGCTCGTACATGACGTACCAGCCCTTCCTCCCCGAAGCCGCCGCAGGCAGCATCTCGCCGCGCCATGTCGTCGTCCCGCTGCGACGCGTCGTGCGTGGAGCCGAGGTGCTCACCGGTCGCGTCACCACCATCGATCAGGACCGCAAGGTCGCCACGGTCGCGCCGCTCGTCGGCGAGGCCTACGACCTGCCGTTCGACTACCTGGTCATCGCGATGGGCGCGGTCTCCCGCACCTTCCCGATCCCCGGCCTCGCGGAGCAGGGCATCGGCATGAAGGGCGTGGAGGAGGCCATCGGCCTTCGCAACCACGTCCTGGAGCAGCTGGACAAGGCCGACTCGACGACCGACGAGGACGTCCGCCGCAAGGCGCTGACCTTCGTCTTCGTGGGCGGCGGCTTCGCCGGCGCGGAGACCATCGGCGAGGTCGAGGACATGGCCCGCGACGCGGCGAAGTACTACACCAACGTGAAGCGCGAGGACATGCGCTTCATCCTGGTCGACGCCGCCGACAAGATCCTTCCCGAGGTCGGCCCGGAGCTGGGCCGCTGGGGCAAGGAGCACCTCGAGGGCCGCGGTGTCGAGATCTACCTCTCGACGTCGATGGACTCCTGCGTCGACGGCCACGTCGTGCTGAAGAACGGCCTCGAGGTCGACTCCAACACGATCGTGTGGACCGCGGGCGTCAAGCCCAACCCGGCGCTCGCCCGCTTCGGCCTCCCGCTCGGCCCGCGCGGCCACGTGGACGCCCAGCCGACCCTCCAGGTCACCGGCACCGACTACATCTGGACCGCGGGCGACAACGCCCAGGTTCCGGACCTCGCCGCCCGCAAGGCCGGTGTCGAGAACGCCTGGTGCCCGCCGAACGCCCAGCACGCGCTGCGCCAGGCGAAGGTCCTCGGCGACAACGTGGTCTCCGGCATGCGGGGCTTCCCGCAGAAGGAGTACTCGCACTCCAACAAGGGTGCTGTGGCGGGCCTCGGCCTCCACAAGGGCGTCGCGATGATCGTCATGGGCAAGATGAAGATCAAGCTCAAGGGCCGTCTCGCCTGGTACATGCACCGTGGCTACCACGGCATGGCAGTGCCGACCTGGAACCGCAAGATCCGCGTCTTCGCCGACTGGACCCTCGCGATGTTCCTCAAGCGCGAGGTCGTCTCCCTCGGTGCGATGGAGACGCCGCGCGAGGAGTTCTACGAGGCGGCCAAGCCCGCTCCCGCTCCGGCCGCCGCCGCGAGCCAGGAGAAGGCCAAGGCCTCCTAGCTCCACCGCAGTACACCCCCGTAAGGGCCGTCCGCCATCCGTGGTGCGGACGG contains:
- a CDS encoding transglycosylase family protein is translated as MLFSAKGKHRRASKATRAVALAGIAGVAVAAPLMTAGSASAATASEWDTVAQCESGGNWSINTGNGYYGGLQFSASTWASYGGTAFAATADQASKSQQIQIAEKVLAGQGKGAWPSCGVGLSSAAYTGGAAESAPAQTAPAQPERKAEQPTTRSEQRTAPKAAPKAEAKKTVTTPTGKKVAKGDGEYKVVAGDTLSKIAAAQKVEGGWEKLFELNKDVVEDADLIYPGQQLHLK
- the eno gene encoding phosphopyruvate hydratase, which translates into the protein MLVPSIDVVVAREILDSRGNPTVEVEVGLDDGSTGRAAVPSGASTGAFEAIELRDGDKNRYQGKGVEKAVLAVIEQIGPELVGYDATEQRLIDQAMFDLDATDNKASLGANAILGVSLAVAHAASEASDLPLFRYLGGPNAHLLPVPMMNILNGGSHADSNVDIQEFMIAPIGAESFSEALRWGTEVYHTLKAVLKTKGLSTGLGDEGGFAPNLDSNRDALDLILEAIKQAGYVPGKDIALALDVAASEFYKDGSYEFEGKSRSAAEMTEYYEELVSAYPLVSIEDPLFEDDWAGWKVLTDKLGSKVQIVGDDLFVTNPERLARGIEEGTANALLVKVNQIGSLTETLDAVEMAQRNGFKCMMSHRSGETEDVTIADLAVATNCGQIKTGAPARSERVAKYNQLLRIEEILDDAAVYAGRSAFPRFKG
- a CDS encoding septum formation initiator family protein, whose translation is MAAKDRDRFSTATRIRLLGEQTAARVYRSQTRRQARRSRLTGRAAFLALVVCSLVVALAYPMRQYVSQRGEIAEQERQAAEAAARVEELRDEKARLQDPAYVRRLAREHLHYVLPGETGFTVNDPEAERARREEQSAADRPWYSDLWDGVDRADASR
- a CDS encoding DUF501 domain-containing protein codes for the protein METPPPQTARTEPTDADVAAFEEQLGRPPRGLRAIAHRCPCGNPDVVETAPRLPDGTPFPTTYYLTCPRAASAIGTLEANGVMKEMQARLGTDPELAAAYRAAHEDYIARRDAIEVLEGFPSAGGMPDRVKCLHVLVGHSLAAGPGVNPLGDEALAMLPEWWAKGPCVTPCAEEKESAQ
- a CDS encoding Ppx/GppA phosphatase family protein, whose protein sequence is MTRVAGIDCGTNSIRLLVADVHPETGELIELDRRMTIVRLGQGVDKTGRLAPEALERTFAACREYAAVIKELGAEKLRFVATSASRDAENRDDFVSGVLDILGVEPEVISGDQEAEFSFTGATAELHGTEKYLVVDIGGGSTEFVVGNKHVEAARSVDIGCVRLTERHVRSDPPAADEIAAIRADIRAALDLAERTVPIREAETLVGLAGSVTTVAAIALGLPEYRSEEIHHSRISYEKVEEIVTSLLGSTHAERAAIPVMHPGRVDVIVSGALVLLEIMERTGAREVVVSEHDILDGIALSVA
- a CDS encoding NAD(P)/FAD-dependent oxidoreductase, whose translation is MSTTERPRILVVGGGYVGLYAARRILKKMRYAEATVTVVDPRSYMTYQPFLPEAAAGSISPRHVVVPLRRVVRGAEVLTGRVTTIDQDRKVATVAPLVGEAYDLPFDYLVIAMGAVSRTFPIPGLAEQGIGMKGVEEAIGLRNHVLEQLDKADSTTDEDVRRKALTFVFVGGGFAGAETIGEVEDMARDAAKYYTNVKREDMRFILVDAADKILPEVGPELGRWGKEHLEGRGVEIYLSTSMDSCVDGHVVLKNGLEVDSNTIVWTAGVKPNPALARFGLPLGPRGHVDAQPTLQVTGTDYIWTAGDNAQVPDLAARKAGVENAWCPPNAQHALRQAKVLGDNVVSGMRGFPQKEYSHSNKGAVAGLGLHKGVAMIVMGKMKIKLKGRLAWYMHRGYHGMAVPTWNRKIRVFADWTLAMFLKREVVSLGAMETPREEFYEAAKPAPAPAAAASQEKAKAS